In Bombus pyrosoma isolate SC7728 linkage group LG2, ASM1482585v1, whole genome shotgun sequence, a genomic segment contains:
- the LOC122575350 gene encoding inhibin beta C chain-like isoform X1, with protein MRNIDTMRLIQQLVLLSILLLDNQVEVTWPKAANPLPYLRWASNLRSSSSTSASSSSSSSFSLSTSFEEENCAECTQNKVGILTVTDPILTELRVEYVKQQILKKLRLSKPPEISMPLSTLPKPLINGRVLELQPGAPLEPEKSADSFYGKTDQIVVFPNEGIADSKKCQQKSNHLTGFNPAACFTFYLPNEMQFVDVTSAQLWFYKEYDENDYLNQTFVLSELDHWDLNGHFEKNTIMAIFETDIGEGWVKTDVTFTLKKWVEELRLNHAIQIACSTCSIDRDTAPVSVEQTLKPFLVIHTSPLLQKNRPKRNSNCLPEMKECCRDELYINFKDIGWSDWILHPSGYHAYFCRGSCSSAASLTISGSPYNNVIRRLLAKNGSTTRRKNEIIPCCSPTQLSPIQLLYVDSNNTITQKTLPNMVVEACGCM; from the exons ATGCGAAATATCGACACGATGCGACTAATTCAACAGCTGGTATTACTTTCTATTCTGTTGTTGGATAATCAGGTCGAAGTCACCTGGCCCAAGGCCGCAAATCCTTTGCCTTACCTTCGGTGGGCATCTAATTTACGATCAAGCAGTTCGACCTCAGCGagttcttcttcctcttcctcgttttctttATCGACCTCATTCGAGGAAGAGAATTGCGCCGAATGTACACAAAATAAGGTTGGCATACTAACCGTTACCGATCCGATTTTAACAGAGCTAAGAGTCGAGTATGTCAAACAACAAATACTGAAGAAGTTGCGACTTTCCAAGCCACCCGAGATATCGATGCCGCTGTCGACCTTGCCGAAGCCTCTGATAAATGGTCGTGTACTCGAACTTCAACCCGGAGCACCACTCGAACCGGAAAAATCAGCTGACAGTTTTTATGGAAAAACAGACCAAATTGTTGTTTTTCCGAACGAAG GTATTGCCGATTCGAAAAAGTGTCAACAGAAATCGAACCATCTGACGGGCTTTAATCCGGCAGCCTGCTTCACCTTTTATCTACCCAACGAAATGCAATTCGTGGATGTGACCTCGGCGCAACTTTGGTTTTACAAGGAATACGACGAAAATGACTATCTAAATCAAACTTTCGTGCTGTCTGAGCTCGATCATTGGGATTTGAACGGGCATTTCGAGAAAAACACGATTATGGCTATCTTTGAAACCGATATCGGAG AGGGATGGGTGAAGACCGACGTAACTTTCACGCTGAAGAAATGGGTGGAAGAGCTTCGATTGAATCACGCGATACAGATAGCTTGTAGCACCTGTTCGATAGATCGAGACACAGCGCCTGTATCCGTCGAACAAACATTAAAACCGTTCCTCGTGATACACACGTCGCCGTTACTGCAGAAAAACAGGCCCAAGAGGAACTCAAATTGTCTGCCGGAAATGAAGGAGTGCTGCAGGGACGAGctctatattaatttcaaagacATCGGTTGGAGCGATTGGATTCTTCATCCGAGCGGATATCACGCGTATTTCTGTCGTGGATCGTGTTCTTCCGCAGCTTCGTTGACCATCAGTGGATCTCCCTACAATAACGTGATCAGA AGGTTATTGGCCAAGAATGGTAGCACAACGCGTCGTAAAAACGAGATCATTCCATGTTGTTCACCTACGCAGTTGTCGCCGATTCAACTGCTCTACGTTGATTCGAATAATACGATCACGCAAAAAACACTGCCAAATATGGTAGTGGAAGCCTGCGGTTGCATGTGA
- the LOC122575350 gene encoding growth/differentiation factor 8-like isoform X2 codes for MRNIDTMRLIQQLVLLSILLLDNQVEVTWPKAANPLPYLRWASNLRSSSSTSASSSSSSSFSLSTSFEEENCAECTQNKVGILTVTDPILTELRVEYVKQQILKKLRLSKPPEISMPLSTLPKPLINGRVLELQPGAPLEPEKSADSFYGKTDQIVVFPNEGIADSKKCQQKSNHLTGFNPAACFTFYLPNEMQFVDVTSAQLWFYKEYDENDYLNQTFVLSELDHWDLNGHFEKNTIMAIFETDIGEGWVKTDVTFTLKKWVEELRLNHAIQIACSTCSIDRDTAPVSVEQTLKPFLVIHTSPLLQKNRPKRNSNCLPEMKECCRDELYINFKDIGWSDWILHPSGYHAYFCRGSCSSAASLTISGSPYNNVIRYPYPPNNHNRDYRQRLYRVQPNNT; via the exons ATGCGAAATATCGACACGATGCGACTAATTCAACAGCTGGTATTACTTTCTATTCTGTTGTTGGATAATCAGGTCGAAGTCACCTGGCCCAAGGCCGCAAATCCTTTGCCTTACCTTCGGTGGGCATCTAATTTACGATCAAGCAGTTCGACCTCAGCGagttcttcttcctcttcctcgttttctttATCGACCTCATTCGAGGAAGAGAATTGCGCCGAATGTACACAAAATAAGGTTGGCATACTAACCGTTACCGATCCGATTTTAACAGAGCTAAGAGTCGAGTATGTCAAACAACAAATACTGAAGAAGTTGCGACTTTCCAAGCCACCCGAGATATCGATGCCGCTGTCGACCTTGCCGAAGCCTCTGATAAATGGTCGTGTACTCGAACTTCAACCCGGAGCACCACTCGAACCGGAAAAATCAGCTGACAGTTTTTATGGAAAAACAGACCAAATTGTTGTTTTTCCGAACGAAG GTATTGCCGATTCGAAAAAGTGTCAACAGAAATCGAACCATCTGACGGGCTTTAATCCGGCAGCCTGCTTCACCTTTTATCTACCCAACGAAATGCAATTCGTGGATGTGACCTCGGCGCAACTTTGGTTTTACAAGGAATACGACGAAAATGACTATCTAAATCAAACTTTCGTGCTGTCTGAGCTCGATCATTGGGATTTGAACGGGCATTTCGAGAAAAACACGATTATGGCTATCTTTGAAACCGATATCGGAG AGGGATGGGTGAAGACCGACGTAACTTTCACGCTGAAGAAATGGGTGGAAGAGCTTCGATTGAATCACGCGATACAGATAGCTTGTAGCACCTGTTCGATAGATCGAGACACAGCGCCTGTATCCGTCGAACAAACATTAAAACCGTTCCTCGTGATACACACGTCGCCGTTACTGCAGAAAAACAGGCCCAAGAGGAACTCAAATTGTCTGCCGGAAATGAAGGAGTGCTGCAGGGACGAGctctatattaatttcaaagacATCGGTTGGAGCGATTGGATTCTTCATCCGAGCGGATATCACGCGTATTTCTGTCGTGGATCGTGTTCTTCCGCAGCTTCGTTGACCATCAGTGGATCTCCCTACAATAACGTGATCAGA TATCCTTACCCGCCAAATAATCACAACAGAGACTATCGCCAACGATTGTATAGGGTGCAGCCGAATAACACGTGA
- the LOC122575350 gene encoding uncharacterized protein LOC122575350 isoform X8, protein MRNIDTMRLIQQLVLLSILLLDNQVEVTWPKAANPLPYLRWASNLRSSSSTSASSSSSSSFSLSTSFEEENCAECTQNKVGILTVTDPILTELRVEYVKQQILKKLRLSKPPEISMPLSTLPKPLINGRVLELQPGAPLEPEKSADSFYGKTDQIVVFPNEGIADSKKCQQKSNHLTGFNPAACFTFYLPNEMQFVDVTSAQLWFYKEYDENDYLNQTFVLSELDHWDLNGHFEKNTIMAIFETDIGEVIGQEW, encoded by the exons ATGCGAAATATCGACACGATGCGACTAATTCAACAGCTGGTATTACTTTCTATTCTGTTGTTGGATAATCAGGTCGAAGTCACCTGGCCCAAGGCCGCAAATCCTTTGCCTTACCTTCGGTGGGCATCTAATTTACGATCAAGCAGTTCGACCTCAGCGagttcttcttcctcttcctcgttttctttATCGACCTCATTCGAGGAAGAGAATTGCGCCGAATGTACACAAAATAAGGTTGGCATACTAACCGTTACCGATCCGATTTTAACAGAGCTAAGAGTCGAGTATGTCAAACAACAAATACTGAAGAAGTTGCGACTTTCCAAGCCACCCGAGATATCGATGCCGCTGTCGACCTTGCCGAAGCCTCTGATAAATGGTCGTGTACTCGAACTTCAACCCGGAGCACCACTCGAACCGGAAAAATCAGCTGACAGTTTTTATGGAAAAACAGACCAAATTGTTGTTTTTCCGAACGAAG GTATTGCCGATTCGAAAAAGTGTCAACAGAAATCGAACCATCTGACGGGCTTTAATCCGGCAGCCTGCTTCACCTTTTATCTACCCAACGAAATGCAATTCGTGGATGTGACCTCGGCGCAACTTTGGTTTTACAAGGAATACGACGAAAATGACTATCTAAATCAAACTTTCGTGCTGTCTGAGCTCGATCATTGGGATTTGAACGGGCATTTCGAGAAAAACACGATTATGGCTATCTTTGAAACCGATATCGGAG AGGTTATTGGCCAAGAATGGTAG
- the LOC122575350 gene encoding uncharacterized protein LOC122575350 isoform X6 — protein MRNIDTMRLIQQLVLLSILLLDNQVEVTWPKAANPLPYLRWASNLRSSSSTSASSSSSSSFSLSTSFEEENCAECTQNKVGILTVTDPILTELRVEYVKQQILKKLRLSKPPEISMPLSTLPKPLINGRVLELQPGAPLEPEKSADSFYGKTDQIVVFPNEGIADSKKCQQKSNHLTGFNPAACFTFYLPNEMQFVDVTSAQLWFYKEYDENDYLNQTFVLSELDHWDLNGHFEKNTIMAIFETDIGDTATLSVVRTNNEVVESKR, from the exons ATGCGAAATATCGACACGATGCGACTAATTCAACAGCTGGTATTACTTTCTATTCTGTTGTTGGATAATCAGGTCGAAGTCACCTGGCCCAAGGCCGCAAATCCTTTGCCTTACCTTCGGTGGGCATCTAATTTACGATCAAGCAGTTCGACCTCAGCGagttcttcttcctcttcctcgttttctttATCGACCTCATTCGAGGAAGAGAATTGCGCCGAATGTACACAAAATAAGGTTGGCATACTAACCGTTACCGATCCGATTTTAACAGAGCTAAGAGTCGAGTATGTCAAACAACAAATACTGAAGAAGTTGCGACTTTCCAAGCCACCCGAGATATCGATGCCGCTGTCGACCTTGCCGAAGCCTCTGATAAATGGTCGTGTACTCGAACTTCAACCCGGAGCACCACTCGAACCGGAAAAATCAGCTGACAGTTTTTATGGAAAAACAGACCAAATTGTTGTTTTTCCGAACGAAG GTATTGCCGATTCGAAAAAGTGTCAACAGAAATCGAACCATCTGACGGGCTTTAATCCGGCAGCCTGCTTCACCTTTTATCTACCCAACGAAATGCAATTCGTGGATGTGACCTCGGCGCAACTTTGGTTTTACAAGGAATACGACGAAAATGACTATCTAAATCAAACTTTCGTGCTGTCTGAGCTCGATCATTGGGATTTGAACGGGCATTTCGAGAAAAACACGATTATGGCTATCTTTGAAACCGATATCGGAG ATACAGCAACATTGTCGGTTGTGCGAACGAACAACGAAGTAGTCGAATCGAAACgataa
- the LOC122575350 gene encoding uncharacterized protein LOC122575350 isoform X7, whose protein sequence is MRNIDTMRLIQQLVLLSILLLDNQVEVTWPKAANPLPYLRWASNLRSSSSTSASSSSSSSFSLSTSFEEENCAECTQNKVGILTVTDPILTELRVEYVKQQILKKLRLSKPPEISMPLSTLPKPLINGRVLELQPGAPLEPEKSADSFYGKTDQIVVFPNEGIADSKKCQQKSNHLTGFNPAACFTFYLPNEMQFVDVTSAQLWFYKEYDENDYLNQTFVLSELDHWDLNGHFEKNTIMAIFETDIGDAGYTTLS, encoded by the exons ATGCGAAATATCGACACGATGCGACTAATTCAACAGCTGGTATTACTTTCTATTCTGTTGTTGGATAATCAGGTCGAAGTCACCTGGCCCAAGGCCGCAAATCCTTTGCCTTACCTTCGGTGGGCATCTAATTTACGATCAAGCAGTTCGACCTCAGCGagttcttcttcctcttcctcgttttctttATCGACCTCATTCGAGGAAGAGAATTGCGCCGAATGTACACAAAATAAGGTTGGCATACTAACCGTTACCGATCCGATTTTAACAGAGCTAAGAGTCGAGTATGTCAAACAACAAATACTGAAGAAGTTGCGACTTTCCAAGCCACCCGAGATATCGATGCCGCTGTCGACCTTGCCGAAGCCTCTGATAAATGGTCGTGTACTCGAACTTCAACCCGGAGCACCACTCGAACCGGAAAAATCAGCTGACAGTTTTTATGGAAAAACAGACCAAATTGTTGTTTTTCCGAACGAAG GTATTGCCGATTCGAAAAAGTGTCAACAGAAATCGAACCATCTGACGGGCTTTAATCCGGCAGCCTGCTTCACCTTTTATCTACCCAACGAAATGCAATTCGTGGATGTGACCTCGGCGCAACTTTGGTTTTACAAGGAATACGACGAAAATGACTATCTAAATCAAACTTTCGTGCTGTCTGAGCTCGATCATTGGGATTTGAACGGGCATTTCGAGAAAAACACGATTATGGCTATCTTTGAAACCGATATCGGAG ACGCGGGATATACGACGTTATCGTAG
- the LOC122575413 gene encoding acidic fibroblast growth factor intracellular-binding protein isoform X1: MLSEVDVFISNYTLVDPEIYQLWVDGHSSSEAVNILHQRGICQQTNASIELIASDILDHYRTYALLEKLLHTPTKLASEQLAFQIEPQTSQMLIEMYYEFDDVVIRELLGKKLTSKSRKDMDEVSEKTGITLKSCRRQYDNVKRVFKVVEDLPGSLAANIEQHFLLSEDLAKRYAAVVFIACLRFEMNKRKLQFLTFPDLYHCANSMMSSWTYRCVGSEYFDTDLDREFLLELAECRVLLENDKHHKHLVCIKLKPMLLERSFQEIDTNFRSYTRAILGIGCNLHRTRDLRFFFLELVERCIEPWRQVNWTHADLRNFMSVYTQCALDMDVLRDNELRDAFERYMTVVTCCLLRMYHT, encoded by the exons ATGTTGTCAGAAGTCGATGTATTTATCAGTAATTATACTCTTGTCGATCCTGAGATATATCAGCTTTGGGTCGATGGCCATTCAT CGAGCGAAGCAGTAAATATCTTACATCAACGAGGAATATGTCAACAAACGAATGCCTCGATCGAATTAATAGCTTCTGACATCCTCGATCACTATCGGACTTACGCACTTCTAGAAAAATTACTTCACACGCCTACTAAACTGGCGAGCGAACAGCTCGCGTTTCAAATAGAACCACAAACAAGTCAAATGCTTATTGAAAT GTACTATGAATTCGATGACGTTGTTATTAGAGAATTATTAGGTAAAAAATTAACGTcaaaaagtagaaaagatATGGATGAGGTGTCAGAAAAAACAGGCATAACATTAAAGAGTTGTCGTCGACAATATGATAATGTGAAAAGAGTCTTCAAAGTTGTTGAAGATCTGCCAGGTTCTTTGGCTGCTAATATCGAACAACATTTCTTGCTCTCAGAAGATCTTGCCaa GCGATATGCTGCTGTGGTGTTCATAGCGTGTCTTAGATTTGAGATGAACAAGAGAAAGCTTCAGTTCTTAACGTTTCCTGATTTATATCATTGTGCCAACAGTATGATGTCATCGTGGACATACCGTTGTGTTGGATCAGAATATTTTGACACTGATTTAGATAGAGAATTCTTGTTAGAGTTAGCAGAATGTAGGGTGCTTCtagaaaatgataaacatCATAAACA TTTGGTGTGCATCAAGCTTAAACCTATGCTTTTAGAACGTTCGTTTCAAGAAATAGATACTAACTTTCGTTCATATACAAGAGCTATCCTAGGGATAGGATGTAATCTCCATCGCACCAGAGatttacgatttttttttttggaactAGTAGAAAGATGTATAGAACCATGGCGTCAAGTGAACTGGACACACGCTGACCTCAGAAATTTCATGTCAGTTTATACTCAATGTGCGCTAGATATGGATGTACTTAG ggATAATGAACTAAGAGACGCGTTTGAACGTTATATGACTGTTGTTACATGCTGTTTATTGCGCATGTATCATACATGA
- the LOC122575413 gene encoding acidic fibroblast growth factor intracellular-binding protein isoform X2: MLSEVDVFISNYTLVDPEIYQLWVDGHSSSEAVNILHQRGICQQTNASIELIASDILDHYRTYALLEKLLHTPTKLASEQLAFQIEPQTSQMLIEMYYEFDDVVIRELLGKKLTSKSRKDMDEVSEKTGITLKSCRRQYDNVKRVFKVVEDLPGSLAANIEQHFLLSEDLAKRYAAVVFIACLRFEMNKRKLQFLTFPDLYHCANSMMSSWTYRCVGSEYFDTDLDREFLLELAECRVLLENDKHHKQTFVSRNRY, from the exons ATGTTGTCAGAAGTCGATGTATTTATCAGTAATTATACTCTTGTCGATCCTGAGATATATCAGCTTTGGGTCGATGGCCATTCAT CGAGCGAAGCAGTAAATATCTTACATCAACGAGGAATATGTCAACAAACGAATGCCTCGATCGAATTAATAGCTTCTGACATCCTCGATCACTATCGGACTTACGCACTTCTAGAAAAATTACTTCACACGCCTACTAAACTGGCGAGCGAACAGCTCGCGTTTCAAATAGAACCACAAACAAGTCAAATGCTTATTGAAAT GTACTATGAATTCGATGACGTTGTTATTAGAGAATTATTAGGTAAAAAATTAACGTcaaaaagtagaaaagatATGGATGAGGTGTCAGAAAAAACAGGCATAACATTAAAGAGTTGTCGTCGACAATATGATAATGTGAAAAGAGTCTTCAAAGTTGTTGAAGATCTGCCAGGTTCTTTGGCTGCTAATATCGAACAACATTTCTTGCTCTCAGAAGATCTTGCCaa GCGATATGCTGCTGTGGTGTTCATAGCGTGTCTTAGATTTGAGATGAACAAGAGAAAGCTTCAGTTCTTAACGTTTCCTGATTTATATCATTGTGCCAACAGTATGATGTCATCGTGGACATACCGTTGTGTTGGATCAGAATATTTTGACACTGATTTAGATAGAGAATTCTTGTTAGAGTTAGCAGAATGTAGGGTGCTTCtagaaaatgataaacatCATAAACA AACGTTCGTTTCAAGAAATAGATACTAA
- the LOC122575422 gene encoding pyruvate dehydrogenase E1 component subunit beta, mitochondrial isoform X1, whose protein sequence is MFSSAVRRVVRRSFSTSKWSGAQQMTVRDALNSALDEEMERDEKVFLMGEEVALYDGAYKVSRGLWKKYGDKRVIDTPITEAGFAGIAVGAAMAGLRPVCEFMTFNFSMQAIDQIINSAAKTFYMSAGRVNVPVVFRGPNGAAAGVAAQHSQCFGAWYSHCPGLKVVSPYTSEDAKGLLKAAIRDPDPVVVLENEILYGVQYPMSDEALSKDFVLPIGKAKIERVGKHVTLVAHSKAVEQALEAANELAGKGIEAEVINLRSLRPLDIDTIVQSIVKTNHCLTVEQGWPHCGIGAEISAKISESEAFYHLDAPVIRVTGVDAPMPYAKSLEIACLPQTNDIVFAVNKVLGLE, encoded by the exons ATGTTCTCG tCGGCGGTAAGGAGGGTTGTTCGACGATCGTTTTCAACATCAAAATGGAGTGGCGCACAGCag ATGACGGTTCGAGATGCTTTGAACTCAGCCCTGGatgaagaaatggaaagagaCGAAAAAGTGTTTTTGATGGGCGAAGAAGTGGCACTGTACGATGGAGCATACAAAGTGTCTAGGGGCCTCTGGAAAAAATATGGAGACAAACGTGTCATTGATACTCCTATTACAGAAGCAGGATTTGCTGGTATAGCTGTTGGAGCAGCTATG GCTGGTTTACGTCCTGTATGTGAATTTATGACATTCAATTTCTCAATGCAAGCTATTGATCAAATTATCAATTCTGCTGCCAAAACGTTTTACATGTCTGCTGGAAGAGTAAACGTACCAGTTGTTTTTCGTGGACCTAATGGTGCAGCAGCTGGAGTGGCTGCACAACATTCTCAATGCTTTGGTGCTTGGTATAGTCATTGTCCTGGTTTAAAAGTAGTATCACCTTATACTAGCGAAGATGCAAAAGGATTGCTAAAAGCTGCCATTCGAGATCCTGACCCGGTTGTtgtattagaaaatgaaatattatatggtGTTCAGTATCCTATGTCTGATGAGGCTTTATCGAAAGACTTCGTCTTACCAATTGGTAAAGCAAAGATTGAACGTGTTGGAAAACATGTTACATTAGTGGCACATTCCAAAGCAGTAGAGCAAGCTCTTGAAGCAGCAAATGAGCTTGCGGGGAAAGGAATAGAAGCAGAAGTAATAAATCTTAGATCTTTAAGACCATTAGATATAGACACCATTGTACAGTCAATAGTGAAAACAAATCATTGTTTAACTGTGGAACAAGGTTGGCCACATTGTGGTATCGGAGCGGAGATTAGTGCTAAAATTTCAGAAA GCGAGGCTTTCTATCATCTTGACGCACCGGTAATTCGTGTCACGGGTGTTGACGCGCCTATGCCCTATGCCAAATCATTGGAAATCGCATGTCTGCCGCAAACAAATGATATTGTGTTCGCAGTAAATAAAGTATTGGGATTggagtaa
- the LOC122575422 gene encoding pyruvate dehydrogenase E1 component subunit beta, mitochondrial isoform X2, with translation MTVRDALNSALDEEMERDEKVFLMGEEVALYDGAYKVSRGLWKKYGDKRVIDTPITEAGFAGIAVGAAMAGLRPVCEFMTFNFSMQAIDQIINSAAKTFYMSAGRVNVPVVFRGPNGAAAGVAAQHSQCFGAWYSHCPGLKVVSPYTSEDAKGLLKAAIRDPDPVVVLENEILYGVQYPMSDEALSKDFVLPIGKAKIERVGKHVTLVAHSKAVEQALEAANELAGKGIEAEVINLRSLRPLDIDTIVQSIVKTNHCLTVEQGWPHCGIGAEISAKISESEAFYHLDAPVIRVTGVDAPMPYAKSLEIACLPQTNDIVFAVNKVLGLE, from the exons ATGACGGTTCGAGATGCTTTGAACTCAGCCCTGGatgaagaaatggaaagagaCGAAAAAGTGTTTTTGATGGGCGAAGAAGTGGCACTGTACGATGGAGCATACAAAGTGTCTAGGGGCCTCTGGAAAAAATATGGAGACAAACGTGTCATTGATACTCCTATTACAGAAGCAGGATTTGCTGGTATAGCTGTTGGAGCAGCTATG GCTGGTTTACGTCCTGTATGTGAATTTATGACATTCAATTTCTCAATGCAAGCTATTGATCAAATTATCAATTCTGCTGCCAAAACGTTTTACATGTCTGCTGGAAGAGTAAACGTACCAGTTGTTTTTCGTGGACCTAATGGTGCAGCAGCTGGAGTGGCTGCACAACATTCTCAATGCTTTGGTGCTTGGTATAGTCATTGTCCTGGTTTAAAAGTAGTATCACCTTATACTAGCGAAGATGCAAAAGGATTGCTAAAAGCTGCCATTCGAGATCCTGACCCGGTTGTtgtattagaaaatgaaatattatatggtGTTCAGTATCCTATGTCTGATGAGGCTTTATCGAAAGACTTCGTCTTACCAATTGGTAAAGCAAAGATTGAACGTGTTGGAAAACATGTTACATTAGTGGCACATTCCAAAGCAGTAGAGCAAGCTCTTGAAGCAGCAAATGAGCTTGCGGGGAAAGGAATAGAAGCAGAAGTAATAAATCTTAGATCTTTAAGACCATTAGATATAGACACCATTGTACAGTCAATAGTGAAAACAAATCATTGTTTAACTGTGGAACAAGGTTGGCCACATTGTGGTATCGGAGCGGAGATTAGTGCTAAAATTTCAGAAA GCGAGGCTTTCTATCATCTTGACGCACCGGTAATTCGTGTCACGGGTGTTGACGCGCCTATGCCCTATGCCAAATCATTGGAAATCGCATGTCTGCCGCAAACAAATGATATTGTGTTCGCAGTAAATAAAGTATTGGGATTggagtaa